The Babylonia areolata isolate BAREFJ2019XMU chromosome 24, ASM4173473v1, whole genome shotgun sequence genomic interval TTTCTCTTTTGATGAATACTGAAGATAAAATGATTATAAAATGTTTCACCTACTGCTCCCTGGTGGCCAAACAGTGGGGGTGATGCCATCAACAGCCAGACCACACCCACAaggactgtgtttttttttccacagttggTCCACCCCCAGGCAGCAGGTGATCAGTAGCtaattttcttcacacacaaaaagaaaaattacTGCCAGCATTTctaagcaatgatgatgataattataatgaaagaatggattgtgttgttttttgtttttttttaaacatttattaGGAATTCTATGTTCCCCTGAACATGAAATTGCAGCAAGAAATGCaggctctgaaaaaacaacaacaaacaaaccaaccctagTATACATGAGCTCTGAAACACGATAATATAAAATCAataaaactgttaaaaaaaacaacaacaaaaaaccccaggcATATcagatgtatatatgtgtgtgaaaagaagTCGTCCAATCCCCATCCCCATGTTTATCTAACTTTGTGGAATACATTTTACAGCACACTGTATATCAATAATCTGCTGGAGCAGAAATCAGTCTGATCTCAGTTTAACAATTTCTAACATTTTCATCAAAATAGTTCAtacatgacatacacacataaacatgattatataaccacacaccaacacacactcagtgacttaCACCTGCATGCACATCATACactgacgcaaacacacacacacacacacacacacacactgtgacacacagacaccaccaccccaccctcccccgactccccccccaccccaccccacacacaaattcATTCAAACTGCTAATTTCTTTACCACATATGACATAATTTCAAACTCACCTACACTGGATTGAGGATTGGGGTCATCAGCCAGGTTGCTGATCATGTATCCAACTGTTGCCAAGCAAAATACAGTCCAGGGGAGGCTGATGTTCCTCTGAAGCTGTGAAAAGTGGGCTCATCCTCAATACCCTGACATGAAGTGATGAACAGATCCAGCTCATCTTGTCACAATGCTGATGAATCTCCAGTCTCCATCACAGGCAAcctggcaaaacaaaaaaatttaataatTTGATTTCTGTAGTGTAAATCATACACAATTCAAGTTTTTAGAAGTTTACAGACCTTTGTAAATTAACAGTGGAAAATGTGGCATCAGAAACATTCAAATCAATTAAATATGGTTTGCTAACACAGTAACAGATgggtaaaaacaaaaactgttgtcattttagatttattttattttattttattttataaacctTCAGCACAGGATTGTTTCTTTGGAAAACACACACTTAATTCTTTGTAAAATGATGGTGAAAATGGGTTTACAAAAATACAAGGCACAGGAGGGTTTGGGTGTGAAATGGgccattatatttttatgatttattattgcatgtggtgtgtgtgtgggcggagaggggggcggggtgtttaAGAGCACTGATAGGAGTGGGGAAGGGTTGATAAGATGGATAGAGTTGAATATATGTGTTAACGATATTTCTAAAATGCCAGGAACAAATTATTGGCTGTATAGTCAGTTTTTCATTATTACTTATGATCATGCACATATTAAAACCGTGAACACACTCAAACTGCCCTACAATGTCCTACATTTTAATTAAAATGACACCATACTAcgttacacacacataaacacacacaaacagtgacagtgGTATCGAGTAACTGAAGATTGACGAACCTGCACATTGAGACAATGATGTTTTCGATTAACAATTAAAATCATTCTCGAATTCACGTGATGCCGCCTGCATGGATGCGGATGTGTGTTCCATCCTCCGTCATTTGTAATGCCTCTCATCGTAAATAACTTTCGTTTATGCCCACGTGGCCGGCTCCCTCTTGTTCGCGCATCCATTTTCCCATACATTTCATCACTTGGTCGAATCTGCCACAGCATTTTGAAATGTTCCTGTTGCATTAAAATCAAAGTGTCAGCCAAATTTGCAAAACGGGGGTGAGCGATTCTCTCGGTCCTTCATACTTCGATGTCGTCTCCTGTTTTTTCATGCTAACCCCAAAATACATGCCTTGGAAACCGAAAATTCATGTCGATTTGTGAGTCGTTTAACATTTTTCAGTATTGGGTGTCAGGTACGCGTTCTCTTCGGATTGCGCTTTGTCGCTTCAACACGAACTCTCCATCTTgtttggtaacaacaacaacaacaacacacacacacacgtacgggggaatatcgacacgctcccgacgtgggggagtatcgacacgggggcgCTCCCAGCAAGACTGACAAGTTGCCGCGATCTTCgacctttcactttcactgcgttgacggccacaatacacaatttgatttttacgccgttattgttgttgggttgcgatgaaagaaaaacaagctacagaaagtgacagacctattagtgaggatgaaacttagtcctactcttaagtgggttctccggcaggctactatcactttacttttcgcccttccgagctagccggtcccttgctgatagacagcagggccccaaaaataaattaaaaacccccaaaaatattagggtaaagagagggggtgggaaaggagggggggggggtaggggacctatcatctaattaactactgattggggggcaccctagacttaaaggtgtccaaggtgtctgctgctatagctgtttcaggcaggttgttccagtcacgtatcttcttcttcttcttcctttgtacaaccaacatcattctattgatggttctgttgtagtttgggaggttgctgaggattgcgctgttgtgaggattggggaaaaaaaaaaaaaaaaaaaaaagaggaagggaagaaggaatattgtcTGTATTGGGTTTTACATCGGATCTGGTTGAGCTGATACAAcagaataagcgcgttgggttacgctgctggtcaggcatctgcttggcagatgtggtgtagcgtatatggatttgtccgaacgcagtgacgcctccttgaggtactgaaactgaaactgataacaaCGGTCTTTCGTGAGGGTGGAAACTTTGTAAACCAACAGCGTTTTCTCCCTTAGTTCAATCAGCGCACCagaataaagaattaaaaaataaaatcagttCAAGGTGGGAATTGAAATACCCGTTTTGTCGTAGAATTTAACTTACTATATAAAAAAATTATAGGCTGATATACTGACACGCTCGTTTAACATCTCGAACCTGTACCACATGACCGAAACAAGGAAGTCAAACCAACGAAATGGCGTCAAATGAAGAAAAAGTTACCAGCACACCGAGCAAGGCAGATTCAGGATCACTGCACTTTCAAGCTGACCCAGGAACTGTGTCACCAGTGGGGACACATCCAAGGAGCTTGGATGATCTGTTTAAGAAAGTTGAAGATTTGGCGGGTCAGGTCACCTCGCTGCATTCTACCAACACTCTGCTTACACAAAATGTGATGCATCTGAGTAATGCTAACAACAAGTTGTCGTCAGAACAAAGCGTGCTGAAAGACCAGAACGTGAAACTGTCCACTGAACTGGCTGCCCtgcagagagagatggtagaACTGAGAGATAAAAACGTCATTGTTCACCAGGACCTGGCTGAGCTGGCGGCAGAAAAGGACAAAGTGAGTGCAGACCTGGCCAAACTTCAGAATGACGTGGTCTCCATGCAGACACAGGTTTCCATGCAGCAGACGGACATCATCCAACTGAAGGCTGATCATGGTGCTGTTGACTCCAAGCTCACCACTGTccagacagacatcacagctTTACAGGCAGATGATGGCATAATAAAGAATGATGTCAGCCAGCTGAAGACCGACTGCAGTGAGCTAAAGTCAGACATAGTCAAGGTCCAGAAGGGCATGTCTAATCTTGAGGGAGAAAACTCTGCTGTGCAGACTGACATGACATCATCCAAAAACCAGATTACCTCCCTGGAGTTGAAGATGAAATCAGCCCAAGATTCACTGCAGGACAACATGAAGGCACTGACTGCTCTGGAATCCCGACTTGGTGAGtgacactctctcagtctctgtctgtctgtgtctgagtccacaagtctgtctcagtgtttgcctgtgtctatgtctatgagAGTGGTCCTTAATGTCTGAAGATGATACAGAGGTACAACTCATtgaagtgttgatgttgatgctgcccTGTGGCAGTGCATGGTGGAAGCTTGTCAAGTGAGGGTTGACCAGTGTGGGCGGTCAGCAGCTGCATCTTCCAGTTCCTGTGACTGGATGTTGCAACACCGGAGGTTGGTGTTGACGGTGTCTTTCTGCCGTTTGTGTGGTCGGCCCCAGCTTCTGTTCCCAGTGGCAAGCTGTCCATGCACAACAGAAGTGTTGAGGACATGTGGTACTGCTCCATCCTGATGACATGTCCCACCCACCAGAGCTGTGCCTTGATGAGCATTGCTTCAGTGCTGGTGGAGTCTGCTCTGTCCAAGACTTGAAGGACTTTGTCGTGTACTTTTGGATCCAAAGGAAATAAGTTATGCGCAGTCTGTTCCAGTCATTCTTACCAGCTATCATCTCCATGCCAGAGTCCTCCCTGCCAGCTGAAACCAAGGAGCAAAAGGGAAAAGTCAGTGTGAAAGAAAGACGTGGAAAGAAACTGAAGTCTGACAGTCACTGTGGTAAGAGGTGGACAAGAGAAAAGCAAAGGAAGAAGTTGAAAGGTGCTCCGCTTCCCTCCACCTGTGATGTGGTTTGCATTGATGGTTGTGCAGTGCTGAAATCTGTGTGTCTTACTGgccagtgcctgtgtgtgtgtgtgtgtgtgtgtgtgtgtgtgtgtgtgtgtgtgctgcaggtgaTTGTGTCCTGTTTTCAGGCAGAAGATGTTGACCTGTTCCTCTGGTCCCAACAGATGAGGGTTGTGTTGAGGGCTGTGACAGGGGTGTGGCAGCTGTCATCTCTCCTTCAGGTGTGCCTTGATGATAGTGTGGGCGTCACCAAGGGACAGCAGGCTGTGGGTCTGCTGACTGTGTGCTGCTTCCTTGGCcagtgtgtctgctgtgttgcTGCCTGTCATTctgcagtgtgctggtacccagtGTAGCACGGCTTTGAGTACAGCGGTCACAAGGGCAGTGAGGGCTGCAAGGGGAGGACTCCGCTCCTTGTTGTGGGAGTTGTCAGGGGCTGGGAGTGCAGAGAGTGTCAGAGAACAGAACCACCTGTCCTGTTGTCCTTGCTGAGCTGTGCCACAGTGCTGTGACCACTTGACACAGTCACAGGGTTTCTGTCTGGGCAAGGAAGTTGGTGGGCTACCTGCCTGTTGGAACACCCAGGTGTTCATCACCAACATTTGATGAAGCTCAGAGGATGCTCTCCTCCAGAAGTGAGGTACAGGGTCTGGTTGGAACCCCAAAGTGATGGCCATGTCATCCTGGGAGGACAGAGGTTTGGATGATTCTGATGTTACTGATGCTGAATTAGGAATGTCAGAATATCATGCTGCAGTGTGTGACCATAGTCAAAGGAGATCACAATAGGAAAGTCTGTCTTGTCCACCTGCATTAAAAGCAGTTTCTCACAAATGTTGCACAAGTTTCAATGTGGACTGGGTTGATGATGCAGAGTAAGTAAGCAAAAACATCTGTTCAGTTAACATGTTTTTACCTTGACTGGAATCAAGATGATAGTAGCAGAAGAAGTGACACAATTGTAGTGTTTTATATTTTAGATAAAATGCACTGGATAGATTTgatggaatatgtgtgtgtgtttgtgtgtgtgtatagatgtgtgactttgtgtgtgtgactttttgtgtgtatgtgtcttgtgtgtgtgtgtgtgtgtgtgtgtgtgtgtttctttctttagttgaAGTCTTTTGACTGATTGGTGATGTTTGTGGATGCACATTGGGAGTGGTTTGGTGGGGTGATGGGAAGAAGTGGTGAGAAACTGAGACAGGAAAAAGGATACAataagtgacagtgtgtgtgtgtgtgtgtgtgcgtgcgtttgtgtggatgatagtgtgtgtgtgtatatgtgtgtgcgtgtgtctgtgtacatgtgagagagagagacagaaagagagagagaacactgaacactttaatgtcaatagctttccagccctaatgacatgggggttcataatacaaatgagagagagagagaaattgttctCTTCCTCTGTGCATGTACACAACTCATtaactgtagaaaaaaaaattgtgctgaTGTTTTATAGACCTTACATCATAGCCACCTCTAGAAATACATGATGCTTCTTTAATGACCTTTCACCCCCAATGTTTTCCTTACAGCGACGGCCAACACACAGGTGGGATTCCACGCGTGGATGTTATCTAGAGTGACCACCAACTGTAAGGAGCAGACCCTGATCTGTGGCGACGTCATCAGCAGTGTGGGGGGTGGCTATGACACAGACACTGGAGTGTTCACCGCTCCACTGCCTGGACTGTACTGCTTCCTGGCCACCACCAGTCCTCGTATGGAGGATGTCATGAAAAGAGCTGTGCTTCACATTGTGTTAGATGGTGAGTGGAAAGGTGTTGTGGTGTCTTATGGCAAGAGCATGTCAACAGGGCACATTGTGGTGAAGATGAAGGCTGGACAGAGGGTATGGCTGAGATCCTGGGTTGGAGCAGAATACAcatttggtggtgggtgggtgacctCTTTCACTGGAATGCTGGTGCAGGCTGATGCCTGAAGTGTCTGTCAgacctgcatgtgtgtgcgcgtgtgtatgtgtgtgtgtgtgtgtgcgcgtgtgcgtgtgtgtatgcgcgcgcgcgtgtgtgtgtgtgcttgtgtgtgtgtgcgtatgcgtgcacgcgtgcgcacgtgtgtgtgtgtctgtctgtgtctgtgggtgtatgtgtgtgtgtgtgtgtgtgtgtgtgtctgtctgtgtgtgggtgtgtgtgtgtctgtctgtctgtctgtgtctgtgtgtgtatgtgtgtgtgtgtgtgtgtgtgtgtgtgtgtgtgtctgtctgtgtctgtctgtctgtgtgtatctctgtgtgtgtgtgtgtgtgtgtgtgtgtgtgtgtgtgtgtgtgaggagaaataACTCTGATTTGATAATGTTTAGTTTCAGATGAAGGAGATAGTCAGTTTTCACGATGACATATCAGAATGTATCACACAACACTTATTTTGGTATTATTTAATTGATGGGATTTCAGCAAATGGGACTTTTCAACATATATACAGAATGTATTGTTCTTAAATCTTATAAAATAGTCATTTATAGGTATAATGTTTATTCTGAAACTACTTAAGAGTTTAATGTTAAAGTGAAATGTAaattaaatttcacacacacacacacacacacacacacacacacacacacacacacacacacacacacacacacacacacacacaggttcaacaTATCTGTGGTATGTGCTGTTTCTAGAACTGTGTATGTCTGGACTGATGGAGTGATCATTTTTCTGATCCATACTTGgatcatttacttgtttattgcCACAAGTTGTCTGACTTGGGCTTGACTTGGAGTGTACAGACTGATTGAATGTGAAGCATGctgatatgtatacacacacacacacacacacacacacacacacacacacacacacacacacacacacagatgagttgTGGCCTGCTCTCTGCCTCTGGTACCCAGAAACCCAGTGTGTTGCCTGTTATCTGGATGTGGAGATCAGGCACCAGAGTTCAGCTTGTGTGGGTaggttgttattatcagtattgttttatcatcatcattattattattattgttgttaatagtattattgttgttgttgttgttatcattattattgttgttattgttattatcattattatgcacTAGACATGAGCCAgccacaggtatatatatatatatatacttgcaagACTGTGTATGTCATGTAGATGAGAGAACACATTGTATCTCTTTCATGTGACAACATGTTTCTTTGTGTGGAATCCAGGCTGTTCTCCCTCACCACAATGCAGCAACACCTTTTGCttgatattgttttcttttcctctatgtatgtagacttcttttttttttttggccaaatccaatttttctgtagaattttatGTCAGGGACAACTTTCTTCTGCTGTGGGCTCTTTGATGTTTGacttgttgcttgtgatgcttggAACTTTGGTTTATTGTTGTGCCTGAAAGACTAGCGCTCAGACCACCTGACTCAATGTTCAGTGTTCCTGCTTGACCTGAATGAGGGACCTCCACTTCCTGGTCAGGTGCTGTCTCCAGTAGACCACCAGTGGAAGACTGGTTGGAAGAAGGTGGAAGACTGAAGTGGGAGAAggtggaaggctgaaaaaggtTGGAAATGTTAGTTGTGCCATAATCTGTGGAACAAAAAATCGTTTttcagatatttttttttctcagtgcagAACTGATGTCAACCTGTTTAACTTTAAGGTGGACAGTGCTTTCCTTGATTTGCAAGATGATCTTGTGCATTGAAAAATGTGATCACTTTTATGAAAAATCACCACCA includes:
- the LOC143299074 gene encoding uncharacterized protein LOC143299074, with amino-acid sequence MASNEEKVTSTPSKADSGSLHFQADPGTVSPVGTHPRSLDDLFKKVEDLAGQVTSLHSTNTLLTQNVMHLSNANNKLSSEQSVLKDQNVKLSTELAALQREMVELRDKNVIVHQDLAELAAEKDKVSADLAKLQNDVVSMQTQVSMQQTDIIQLKADHGAVDSKLTTVQTDITALQADDGIIKNDVSQLKTDCSELKSDIVKVQKGMSNLEGENSAVQTDMTSSKNQITSLELKMKSAQDSLQDNMKALTALESRLATANTQVGFHAWMLSRVTTNCKEQTLICGDVISSVGGGYDTDTGVFTAPLPGLYCFLATTSPRMEDVMKRAVLHIVLDGEWKGVVVSYGKSMSTGHIVVKMKAGQRVWLRSWVGAEYTFGGGWVTSFTGMLVQADA